In the Pseudorasbora parva isolate DD20220531a chromosome 5, ASM2467924v1, whole genome shotgun sequence genome, AAAATTGGCCATTTTGATTGACCATTTCTACATTTCCTTGATAGAACTGTGTAATTCTGTTTTGTTTGAAATGGCATTCCCCTCAACAAGACAGATTACCTTGTTGTCTGACTGGGTGATCTCTTCCTGTTCCTCCTCTGACTGTCCAATGACAGCTGTATGAGTTCCCACTGGACTGTGCTCTCTTTTGAGGATGATACCCTCTTTCATTTGTTCAGGGAAAAAAGCTGTGGCAAAATGTGATTGATTATTTGTGAGTCATGATACATGGTAATCACACTATGGTTGGGAATAGAAAATTGATTACAATTCTGAAATCAGATATATCTGACTATCAGGAATCTGATacttgttaaaaaataaaaatgttgattCTCTTATTGATTCCTTTGTGTgcatttttgtatgtttttaaaccattcaagtgcAAGAAGACTCGCAGTTTTCTGTGCGTCACACACATCCAGATAATGGGCACGGAAAGCCTCTCATATGCTCTTTATCTTTTTgcacttgaacggacaaacacaaaaatgtcaaaatattctTAGTAACACAATCGGGTCATGTCTtgagtgaatgtaaacagttgaCAAAGAAAATGCTAAATATATTGGATCAGTGCAGCTCCTAAAGTGATATTCCTATTATTCCTGCTGCATCTCTATATTAAcactaattaaaaaaacaaaagagaaaataCAGTTGCTTTTCTTAGATAAATCACTTTTTAAACTATATTTTTAATGTGCATGTTATTTATaaagtgcagtgttattttgcatttaattagtttctctaaaaataaaaacactgtttATTTCAATCGTATCTTAACTTTATCGTGGCTGTTTACTGCTGTCTTTAATAATGCTTTAGATGTATATTAGTTAGGCTAGATGTTTTTGCTAAGGTATTATTTAAGTAAGCAACATTTTATCTATATAACACTTGTAACACTACAATACACAAAGTGCTTtacacaataaaaacacaatcattgaaatacattaatGAAGAGCTATACACAATTCACaaagaaacaaaatatatagtatcaaaatgcaaaaaaactaaagataTCACTAACATCTACACAGGTACTTTTTCAGATGACATTCAGATGTTCTAATATCAATTGGCAAACAATTCCATAATTTCACAGCCCTCACGGGAAATGCTTGATTCTTGGAATATCCAGCAGCTTGTTAAAAGAGGACCTCAGACATCTCCCTAAATAAGTCTCAGAAGCTCAGTTAAATATATAGGTGCCAAAGCTTTATGTTAAcaataaaatctttaaaaaatcaGTCCTTGAATAAACAGTTAAccaatgtaaaaaattaaataaaaaagataaaagAGGTGTAATATGATGAAATAACTTTGATTGTGTAAGTAATCTGGGGTTACTAGATTATGGCAAAACCATAGGCACAAATTTGGTGTAAAGGTTCTTTAGCctgttgatttttgttcataGTATTCAGCTACAATTAAATGTTTTGCAataagatttttgcagtaaGTTTTTTTACCTTAATGGAATCAAAATCAGAATCATTAAAATTCAAACGATACCCAACCCTAAATCACTATAAATATGCACTAGTGATGTTGATAAATAATACCTACCCGAGTCTGTGAGAGGAATCTGTATCTCTGGACTTCCCTTTCTGCTGCTGTTGCTTTGTGAACTCAGGGAGGGACTCTAGACACACAAAAACAGACGTACGGTACTAGTTAGAGTAGGAAAACTTACAGTGTTATGTAAGTAAGAGAAAAGCACTGAATCTACTCATCTATGAAGGGAAGGGTGCAAAAACATTTCAGACCTGCCACTTTACACTTACCCTAGAATCTGTACATTTGGATCCAGTACTCGTTCTATTGCTGGACGCAGACAACCTTCCTTTTTCTTTCTCCTTCTCAGCACTCTTCCACACACTCAGACGTAGTTTCTCCAGTGTCCGCACTTGGTCTCTGAGGGACGTGTTCTCTGCACTCAGAGCATCTACCTGCTGCCGGAGACGGCTCTGCGTGTTGCTCCAACGAGCCTCTCGTTTGCGCAGATCCTCTTGCAGCATGTTTAATTGCTGCTTTAGAGCCTGATACAGACATAAACCATCAAATttaaaacacataaaacaatTAAACGAGCTGTATAGGgtgcaaattatactttttttaatagacAATATAAATCCAGACCTGAATCTCATCTCGTTCTTGTTTGTCAGGTCTTGCTCTCACAGTTGCTGCATGCTTTTCAAAAAGCTTCTTTTCACGCTGCAGTTTCTTATTTTCCTCCCTTTTAAACTCCTCCCACTTAGCATTTTCTTCCATCCTCTTCTTTTCAAATTCAAGCCGGTCTTTCCTGTATTGGAAAGTTACGGTttcagtttttgtgttttggggtGCATGACCTGTACATTCATATTGCCAAAGGCATTTGAAATTTAGCTGTGTGaaatatatatcaaaatatacAGAGTATTTAAAGAAGAGAGGTAAAGGGCCATACTTGAGATTATCTCTTGTTTCCTGGTTCTCCTGCTTTAGTTTGGCCAGTGCCGCATTCTCAGATTTGAATCTTTCAATCTCTGTTTCTAGCTCTACCAAACGCTCACGAAGAAGTCTCGATTGAGCTAAAAAAAGATgttttctaaataaataaacactttaATTCAGAACGAATGCATTAGATTGATCAAACTTGTCTAAATGTATTCAAACTTTTCAACATatatgataataagaaatgtttcttgagcaccaaagcAATGTTAGAATCATTTCTGGAGGATCACGCGACACTTAAGAAATCCCTAGCAAACATTTTTCGTTTTATCTTTAGTTTTACACTGCATTATGATCATTACTTCATTAGGATGCAGGTTTGAAGATCTTGAATgtaataaatgtgttatttgtgataagtatttcaaatataaaaacattttcagtaaGCAAATATAAGCACATTCAGTAGCTGTATGCAGACTGTCAAAACTGCTCCTGTTACCTGCTCCTTCTTCACTGGGCATGTTCTGTGGTTCCTGCACAGCTACTGGAGGAGAAGGTTTAGCCTTTAGCACTGGAAAAAACTTTGATACCAACTGGCATGTTGGTGGGGCTTCTTTTTGATTTCCAACTGCATGTGGACTACCATCTACTGCTTTTACCCCCTTAGAGAATGCAACCTTCCTTTTCAGTGTCCTTTCTGATAAAGACTCCTCTGCAGGACAGCAGGACTCCTCCTCAGGTTCATTCCAGGTATCATCGTCATCAAACTCTAACTGGGCCCTTGATTCTACAAGAGTAGAGTCTCTATTGTTACTTGAATTCCTTTCATCCTCCTCTGGACTGCTGGCTCCGTCTCTGTCTTGATAGGAGCTTTTATCATAAGGCAGAGTGGTGGGCACTTGAAAGCAGTGACTTATGGGTGGATTGGACATGTTGGGAAGGGGTTGCAGCTCTGAGTTACAGCACAATGAGTTGTCATCCAACTTTTCATCCGTTTTCTTTTCAGACAACCCTCTCATTACTTCGTTCGGCCCCTTGCCAACGACGTCTCTCTGTATCGCAGTGTTTGTAGGAGGCGCTGGTACACTATAACCCAATGTGGTACCAGGGGCTACTGTGGGCCCTTGTGTAGATTGATGGGTGGATTTTATGGGTGTAGAGGAGAGACGTCTATGGTCTCTCTGAAGGAGGTTGTTGATGAAGGATGAGTTGCTGGAAAAGGATATTTCATCTGCTACTCTTTCTAGCAACTCAAACTCTCCGAGTTCAGCACATTCACGCTGGTTATCTTGTTCCCAGTGCTCCCCCCGCTCTGTAAACCACACCTCAAATGAGTTTTCTCCAATACAAGCTTTATCCTCCACACGATTACATGCTCGTTCTCTGTTGTCATTCGTTTTAGTGACACTGTAGATCTTCTGCTTGGATAAGGGATCAGGTTTTCGCTGGAACTGAGCCGAGATGGAGCCCATATTCTGACCCTGGTGTGCAACAAGAACATGAGGTTGAACTGTCATCTTGGTTACTGCTGCTGTGGTTTTATTCTGAGGAAAGTTCTCTTTGTTAAGCACAGCAGTCTTGCGTTGGATCACATGGTGTGTCGATTTTGAGCCTTCGGTTTTGCTTATTATAGACTTTCTCTTGGACTTCATGCCTGGGCCTTGGGAAAGTTTTGGATTTGGGCATGAGGAAGGCTTGCTTTTAGGTGGACTGTTTCTGTGTGATGGCGCAGCGGATTTCCCCAAAGTAAACCTGATCAGACCCTCTCCTCGTTTAAGAAAGGGTCTCTTTACCTTCACGCTTTCAGCTGGAGCATTCTGCATAAGtgaatatgaataaatatgaGATACATGATAAGATAAGATATAAAGATAAATGAGTTAAATCCGCATTACAATTATTTGTACTGCACAGATGAtacactgatatatatatatatatacctcattatatatttattaggggtgaccccgaatagtcgacgATTTGATGCAACGATATGCGGAGCCGAATttgaccaccgatctcacaatcgcatcttcgcgggtgttataaaatgaggatcataccattttggcaatatgggggtgctcaatattttaaagacatggcgcggtgctgagcttcgcgtccggtgtgcgacccctttatgTGGCAACGGTCGCATCtataaaattcgaacacatagaATTGAacaaatcgtcaatgtacatactgatttcaccctgtgctacaagaaaTACCCATCTAATTCTAAATTATCTTCTCATCTAAAACCCATCCAAATTCTAATACTAGGAATttctattttagtttttttttaatctattttaaagtcagtccaaaatgaaatagaaaaagggcaatacaaaaataaatgtttaatatattcaagtgatgtgttaaaaaagtgcatttatcacaAACagtatgaatgtttttttaatgattgatCCTAAAAAAGTCGCGGTGGTGATGACGTCACGTAACCCGCGCCATACAGAAGGGttaaagcctgtgattttactaaATTTACTTTCttatctcccggatatgatgtgaagacttgtaaatgttttttcgttatagatatacctgtatgaaatcataaacatattgttttaattgttttatagtaataaaaataattttattcagttagagaacagactctacaattaaaaactgaactgagcacagaccagcggcaggagtcagatttaatAACAAATGAATAATAATCAGATTTCGGCCACACaagaattcataacggtgcccattatgaatgcagcctctattcttcgtgaaagatatagatagaaatgcgcacaggaaacaaaaaacttgcaaaaatgatatatgatccgcctaatcctggccaaatcacaaaGATGCTGATTCACAAGGGACTAGTATTAGCACAGTACCTCAGTGTTCggtgaaatatggtaggtaatttgtgggggaatttttactttacaaattagaCATGGctgattcgcacgggattaagatcacagacattttcatcaattattacaaatcaccagaggtccccagataatattAATCCCATGCGAATATGGCTTAAGTAACCCAATTTCTGTAACTGACCTTGCCCATCATCAGTCTCTGGTCTTCCATCTTTAGCTGCTCTTCCAGTATTTCCTCAAATGTTCTCAAACCTGATTTGAttggtctaaaaacaaatacACACTTAATATTTTAACCAGACTGAATAAATACATTCGTCCATTGTCAAAGCAATGCATTCCATCTTACAGTTTTGAAGTTTACCTGTCCTGTGGCTCTGAGTTACACTCTTTCCTATACAGAGTTTGATCTTCTATTATTGATTGAAGTGATTCTTCATAAACAGGATCATTGTCATCTTGTCCAGTGTTCAACTCCACCTCACTTTGTTCCTGGTACAACATACTGGTCTCTAATGCAGCATATGAAGAAAGTTGGTCAAAGCTCAACCCGTCTTGATGTTTAGATCACACAGTGTTATGTATTTAAAGTGAGATGCAATGCCTTCGGCTCAAATTTGTTGTTCAAATAAGGTTACATGCTCTTGAAATATAGGTGATTGACAAATTATGTACCTGCAGCATTCCGTGGATTTCCCAGAAGTCTTTGTGGTTCATTCTGTAATCTAAGCTGTCCCTGCTGATGGGCTTTTAGTTGCTCCTGCATGCGATGTTGCATTTGCTTCAGCTGGATAAATAAACAAgccattaaataatttacacaacTAAACTTAAAACATTATTGATTTAAATATTGTGACTAAGCAACACATTCTAAATAAGAAATCTAAATTATTGGTCTTATTTTGTGTAAACGATTTCCCATACAATTGTCCATCAAGCTATTCTAACAGAACATCCCTATATCTTGACATACGAGATGAAATCTAATTAAAATACCCAAGAAGAAAAGAAGCAGACAAATTTAATAAAGCAAGAGCTCTGCAAAATTCACATTGATTATGGATCTTAACTCACCTGTTCAAGCTTAGCTATTAATGGGAGATCCCGTGTGTTTCTTAAAACATCTTGGATATTTTGCATCTCACTGTTTAAAGATGCATCAAACAACTCAGTTTCCCCGAGTGTCTTGCCACTTCCTCCTGGACTGCACACATCCATGCTGGCACAGCTGCTACTTCGGGAGATAGGTAGCGGGACAAACTGACAGCTAAAGGAGTCATCTGGATCCTGAACCACCAGACTGCCGCTGCTCCGGACTGACCCAGATCCGGCTTCTACCGGAGACCCGTTTAATATCACCCCAGCACGGGAGCTGTCCGGCATCCACTGGGATAGGAAGTGAAACTGCCCTTGCTGGAGTCCCGCTGgagatgacatcatgatgatgttGGCCTGACTCAAACCCTAAAAAGATAGGTTCACAGATTCACGTTTAAACTGTTGGTCATTTTAACTCCTGTTATTCAGACAGAGAGGGATAATAATATAAGAGAGTATAGTACTTTTATTTCTACATGTAGTGGGGTAAGCTGTGGCATATTTTGCTTAAGTTGTGCTTTAGAGTTAGGGCTAGAGAAagacaaattaatacaattaactAATGCATAGTCTTATTTCACAGAGTTAATTTGCTGCACACTTTTCATAAACCAGCCTgaattttaaaataacaaaaataattattgaacaaaataatcaaataataatTGAACATTTACGAAGAGTATTCATAACATTATCTCCTGCATTTGAAAGCAAAGCATATCACTATTAGTTGAGTAAATGGCTCAATTTAACCAACATTTATGGTTTTAGGGGGGAAATTCTTAAGTAACTCATTGCTAGTCTTTTGCttgaaaaatgttttacattgtaTGAAATTCGATTTTCCTATTTTAGATGCATTTTACCTGCCATGTAGAAAATGTACTTTGTTCAACCATGAAAAGCTTACTTTCCTATGAACATCTCTATATGTTATACGTGACCACTAGAAAGGGCCTATGACAAAATGTGCACACATATTACCTTTTTAATGTAGTTATTATTGCATTTAGAGTAGAATCAAATTACATTTAGAATACAGCAGATATGGTATTATTATATCAGGCATGCTTAAAATACATGTATTGAAAATGCGCATGTATAAATATGTACATTAAAGCTGCTCTCCGTGTTTATGCATTATGTGAATATGAATAACTGGCTATACTGTCTTATGCCAGAAGCATTGAGTTGATTCGAGATCATTTAACTACTGGGCATGACCAATTGTTAGAGATAACGGCGATTACTGCATTGAAATCCCTAACATTTGACTTGTATCCAATTCTGTAAGCTCTTAATTTCACTCAAAGGTAAACAACTCAACACACTCAATCAAACAATGCATGTCTGCCTCTGCCAGTGCCCCTGAAGGAGCTACAGTTGACATAAATAGAAACAACTGAAATAAACTGGCAGTGTCGACCAAAAATCCTATCAAGATAGGCAGCACATTAAGTTTGAACTCAATCTGTTCGATAATTATAAAACAGTATTTTGACACAGC is a window encoding:
- the cenpj gene encoding centromere protein J, which codes for MMSSPAGLQQGQFHFLSQWMPDSSRAGVILNGSPVEAGSGSVRSSGSLVVQDPDDSFSCQFVPLPISRSSSCASMDVCSPGGSGKTLGETELFDASLNSEMQNIQDVLRNTRDLPLIAKLEQLKQMQHRMQEQLKAHQQGQLRLQNEPQRLLGNPRNAAETSMLYQEQSEVELNTGQDDNDPVYEESLQSIIEDQTLYRKECNSEPQDRPIKSGLRTFEEILEEQLKMEDQRLMMGKNAPAESVKVKRPFLKRGEGLIRFTLGKSAAPSHRNSPPKSKPSSCPNPKLSQGPGMKSKRKSIISKTEGSKSTHHVIQRKTAVLNKENFPQNKTTAAVTKMTVQPHVLVAHQGQNMGSISAQFQRKPDPLSKQKIYSVTKTNDNRERACNRVEDKACIGENSFEVWFTERGEHWEQDNQRECAELGEFELLERVADEISFSSNSSFINNLLQRDHRRLSSTPIKSTHQSTQGPTVAPGTTLGYSVPAPPTNTAIQRDVVGKGPNEVMRGLSEKKTDEKLDDNSLCCNSELQPLPNMSNPPISHCFQVPTTLPYDKSSYQDRDGASSPEEDERNSSNNRDSTLVESRAQLEFDDDDTWNEPEEESCCPAEESLSERTLKRKVAFSKGVKAVDGSPHAVGNQKEAPPTCQLVSKFFPVLKAKPSPPVAVQEPQNMPSEEGAAQSRLLRERLVELETEIERFKSENAALAKLKQENQETRDNLKKDRLEFEKKRMEENAKWEEFKREENKKLQREKKLFEKHAATVRARPDKQERDEIQALKQQLNMLQEDLRKREARWSNTQSRLRQQVDALSAENTSLRDQVRTLEKLRLSVWKSAEKEKEKGRLSASSNRTSTGSKCTDSRSPSLSSQSNSSRKGSPEIQIPLTDSAFFPEQMKEGIILKREHSPVGTHTAVIGQSEEEQEEITQSDNKIEKVLPDGGRLVVFPNGTRKELSANGQTVKVMFFNGDVKHAMPDKRVIYYYAEAQTTHITYPDGMEVLQFPNNQTEKHFPDGRKEITFPDQTVKTLYPDGREESVLTDGTIIQLNPDGSKVIQFNTGQREIHTTDFKRREYPDGTVKTVYSDGRQETQYPTGRVRLKDAQGHVIMDTKA